The following proteins are co-located in the Siansivirga zeaxanthinifaciens CC-SAMT-1 genome:
- a CDS encoding restriction endonuclease subunit S encodes MSYLDTLLEGVEVEWKSLANKQDGVAILSRGRVMSKGYLAENAGEFPVYSSQTANNGEIGKIKTFDNEGEFITWTTDGANAGTVFHRKGKFSITNVCGLIKIIDNDEINYKFLFYWLSIEAKKHVYSGMGNPKLMSNQMAKIPIPIPPLAIQKEIVRILDSFTELTAELTAELTARKHQYSYYREQLFNFEESEVEWKSLDDIGEFQRGKRFVKTDLLAEGVPTIHYGEMYTHYGVWANETISFVSDELVKSKKLRTAKKGDVVIVAAGETIEDIGRGTAWLSDKGVVIHDACFSYRSPLHPKYVAYFTRTRQFHDQIRKHISSGKISAINSKGLGKVIIPVPSKEEQERIVSILDKFDVLTTSISEGLPKEIELREKQYEYYRNLLLDFDKLKMEN; translated from the coding sequence ATGAGCTATTTAGATACATTATTAGAAGGCGTTGAAGTGGAATGGAAATCACTTGCAAACAAACAAGATGGAGTTGCAATTCTAAGTCGTGGGCGTGTTATGTCAAAAGGTTATTTAGCTGAGAATGCCGGAGAATTTCCAGTTTATAGTTCTCAAACAGCCAATAATGGTGAAATTGGAAAGATTAAAACTTTTGATAACGAAGGAGAGTTTATCACTTGGACCACTGATGGAGCAAATGCAGGGACAGTATTTCACAGAAAAGGAAAATTTTCAATAACGAATGTTTGTGGTTTAATTAAAATTATTGACAACGATGAAATAAATTATAAATTTTTGTTTTACTGGCTTTCCATAGAAGCTAAAAAACATGTCTATTCGGGTATGGGAAATCCCAAATTAATGAGTAATCAAATGGCTAAAATTCCCATCCCCATCCCACCTTTAGCAATTCAAAAAGAAATAGTTAGGATATTAGATAGTTTTACAGAGCTTACAGCAGAGCTTACAGCAGAGCTTACAGCTCGTAAACACCAGTATAGCTATTATAGGGAGCAACTTTTTAACTTTGAGGAGAGTGAAGTGGAATGGAAATCTTTAGATGATATTGGAGAGTTTCAAAGAGGTAAACGTTTTGTAAAAACAGATTTATTAGCAGAAGGAGTTCCAACTATTCATTATGGTGAAATGTACACTCATTACGGTGTTTGGGCAAACGAAACAATTTCTTTTGTAAGTGATGAGTTGGTCAAGTCAAAAAAGTTAAGAACCGCCAAAAAAGGTGATGTAGTAATTGTTGCTGCTGGTGAAACAATTGAAGATATAGGAAGAGGAACAGCATGGTTAAGTGACAAAGGAGTAGTTATTCACGATGCATGTTTTTCTTATAGAAGCCCACTACACCCTAAGTATGTTGCATACTTTACACGCACACGCCAATTTCACGACCAAATTCGTAAGCATATTTCCTCTGGTAAAATTTCAGCAATTAATTCTAAAGGATTAGGAAAGGTAATTATTCCAGTACCATCAAAAGAAGAACAGGAACGAATTGTTTCCATTCTCGATAAGTTTGATGTGCTCACTACTTCCATCAGCGAAGGTTTACCTAAAGAAATTGAGTTAAGAGAAAAACAGTACGAATACTATCGAAATCTTTTACTCGATTTCGATAAATTAAAAATGGAGAATTGA
- a CDS encoding MerR family transcriptional regulator: MKWLHEGLINPEAEYLSLKEISKLFSPPISPVSLWKWQKQGKLQLTPYVFGNKKFYKRSEVIAEIERHKAM; this comes from the coding sequence ATGAAGTGGTTACACGAAGGACTTATCAACCCAGAGGCGGAATATTTAAGTCTTAAAGAAATCAGCAAGCTATTCAGTCCGCCTATTTCTCCTGTTAGCTTGTGGAAATGGCAAAAGCAAGGCAAGTTACAACTTACGCCTTATGTATTTGGTAACAAGAAGTTCTATAAACGCAGTGAGGTAATTGCAGAAATAGAACGTCATAAAGCGATGTGA
- a CDS encoding four helix bundle protein — MENGKKNIVQEKSFAFALRIIKLSKFLQKEKKEFVLSKQVLRSGTAVGALIKEAEHAQSKADFINKMSIALKEANETDYWIELLYQSNDLSKEAYHSIHPEIQELIKLLVSIVKSSKVNINQN, encoded by the coding sequence ATGGAAAACGGAAAGAAAAATATTGTGCAAGAAAAATCCTTTGCCTTTGCGTTGAGAATTATCAAGTTGTCCAAGTTTTTGCAAAAAGAAAAAAAGGAGTTCGTGCTCAGTAAACAGGTGTTAAGAAGTGGTACCGCTGTTGGAGCACTCATAAAAGAGGCAGAACATGCACAAAGCAAAGCCGATTTTATTAATAAAATGAGTATTGCTCTAAAAGAAGCCAATGAAACAGATTATTGGATTGAATTATTGTATCAATCCAATGATTTGAGTAAAGAAGCTTATCATTCTATTCACCCAGAAATACAGGAGCTTATTAAGCTATTAGTCTCAATTGTAAAAAGCTCTAAAGTAAATATCAATCAAAATTAA
- a CDS encoding type I restriction endonuclease subunit R, whose translation MNSPLYRTIAESNNFIVLDKYTKYSEVNEAPASYQTESALESEFIQDLINQGYENPSNLNTLQAMLENVRVQLQALNDMVFTDGEWARFVEEYLDKPGDNIVDKTRKIHDNYIYDFVFDDGHIQNIYLVDKKNIVRNKVQVISQFEQKGTHSNRYDVTVLVNGLPLVQIELKKRGVAIREAFNQVHRYSKESFNSENSLFKYLQVFVISNGTDSRYFANTVKRDKNSYDFTMNWAKADNSLIKDLKDFTATFFQKHTLLNVLLNYSVFDVSDTLLIMRPYQIAATERILWKVKSSYEAKKWSNPESGGFIWHTTGSGKTLTSFKAARLATELDFIDKVFFVVDRKDLDFQTMKEYQRFSPDSVNGSDSTAGLKRNIEKDDNKIIVTTIQKLNNLMKSESDLAIYQKQVVFIFDEAHRSQFGEAQKNLKKKFKKYYQFGFTGTPIFPQNALGSETTASVFGRELHSYVITDAIRDEKVLKFKVDYNDVRPQFKGIETEVDEKKLSAAENKKALLHPVRIKEISQYILQNFRQKTHRTRGGNTGFNAMFAVSSVDAAKCYYEELNNLQKESDKPLKIATIFSFAANEEQNAIGEIVDETFEPSAMDQSAKEFLTKAINDYNSLFKTSYGVDSKEFQNYYRDLAKRVKSKEVDLIIVVGMFLTGFDAPTLNTLFVDKNLRYHGLMQAFSRTNRIYDATKTFGNIITFRDLEKATVDAITLFGDSSTKNVVLEKSYKEYLEGFTDIATGEARRGYVDVVKELNEKFPNPDEIVTEKDKKEFSKLFGEYLRVENILQNYDEFTNLKALQTVDIKDSEALEEFKETHFVTDEDITAMQSIELPSDRTIQDYRSTYNDIRDWLRRERSGKEAEESNIDWDDVVFEIDLLKSQEINLDYILELIFEHNKKNKDKATLIEEIRRVIRASIGNRAKESLVVDFINETELDSIEDKASIIDSFFNYAQGRQKKEATELITDENLNEEAAKRYIAASLKREYASENGTELNALLPKMSPLNPQYLTKKQSVFQKIASFVDKFKGVGGKI comes from the coding sequence ATGAACTCTCCATTATATCGAACAATAGCAGAATCAAATAATTTCATTGTACTCGACAAGTACACCAAGTATTCAGAGGTAAATGAGGCTCCTGCTTCTTACCAAACAGAATCGGCTTTGGAAAGTGAGTTTATTCAAGACTTAATCAATCAAGGCTATGAAAACCCCTCTAACCTCAATACGCTTCAAGCCATGCTGGAGAATGTTAGGGTGCAATTGCAGGCACTTAACGATATGGTGTTTACCGATGGTGAGTGGGCTCGTTTTGTAGAAGAATATTTAGACAAACCCGGAGATAACATTGTAGATAAAACCCGTAAAATACACGATAACTACATCTATGATTTTGTGTTTGACGATGGGCATATTCAAAACATATATTTGGTAGATAAAAAGAATATTGTTCGCAACAAAGTACAAGTAATCTCCCAATTTGAGCAAAAAGGTACGCATTCCAATCGTTACGATGTAACGGTATTGGTAAATGGCTTACCATTGGTGCAGATTGAACTAAAAAAGCGTGGCGTAGCCATTCGTGAAGCTTTTAACCAAGTACATCGCTACAGTAAAGAAAGTTTTAATAGTGAGAATTCATTATTTAAATACTTGCAGGTTTTTGTAATCTCCAACGGTACAGATAGTCGCTATTTCGCCAATACAGTTAAGAGAGATAAAAACAGTTACGATTTTACCATGAACTGGGCAAAGGCTGATAACTCTTTGATAAAAGATTTAAAGGACTTTACGGCTACTTTTTTTCAAAAACATACTTTGCTCAACGTGTTGCTCAATTATTCGGTGTTTGATGTAAGCGATACGTTATTAATTATGCGACCCTACCAAATTGCAGCCACCGAACGTATTTTGTGGAAAGTAAAAAGTTCGTATGAAGCCAAAAAATGGTCCAATCCCGAAAGTGGAGGTTTTATTTGGCATACCACAGGTTCGGGTAAAACATTAACAAGCTTTAAAGCAGCAAGATTAGCTACCGAATTGGATTTTATTGATAAAGTGTTTTTCGTGGTAGATAGAAAAGATTTAGATTTTCAAACCATGAAAGAGTATCAACGATTTTCGCCTGATAGCGTAAATGGTTCGGATAGTACAGCAGGTTTAAAACGAAACATTGAAAAAGACGATAACAAAATCATAGTTACCACGATTCAGAAATTAAATAATTTAATGAAGAGTGAGAGTGATTTAGCCATTTACCAAAAACAGGTAGTTTTTATTTTTGACGAAGCACATCGCTCGCAGTTTGGTGAGGCTCAAAAGAACTTAAAAAAGAAGTTTAAAAAGTACTATCAATTTGGATTCACAGGAACACCAATTTTTCCTCAAAATGCTTTAGGCTCGGAAACTACTGCCAGCGTATTTGGTCGTGAATTACATTCCTATGTCATTACCGATGCCATTAGAGACGAGAAGGTACTTAAATTTAAGGTGGATTATAACGATGTTCGCCCACAATTTAAAGGCATAGAAACCGAAGTTGATGAGAAAAAACTGAGTGCAGCAGAAAACAAAAAAGCCTTATTACACCCTGTTCGTATAAAAGAGATTTCGCAATACATCTTGCAAAATTTCAGGCAAAAAACACACCGTACACGTGGAGGAAACACTGGTTTTAATGCCATGTTTGCGGTAAGTAGTGTTGATGCAGCAAAATGCTATTATGAGGAACTGAATAATTTGCAAAAGGAAAGCGATAAGCCATTAAAAATTGCCACAATTTTTTCTTTTGCTGCCAATGAAGAACAAAACGCTATTGGTGAAATTGTTGATGAAACTTTTGAACCATCGGCAATGGATCAGAGTGCCAAAGAATTTTTAACCAAAGCCATCAACGACTATAACAGTTTATTTAAAACTAGTTATGGGGTGGATAGTAAGGAATTTCAAAACTATTACCGTGACCTTGCCAAACGAGTAAAAAGCAAAGAAGTTGACTTAATTATAGTGGTAGGTATGTTTTTAACAGGTTTTGATGCACCCACATTAAATACTTTATTTGTAGATAAAAACCTTCGTTATCATGGTTTAATGCAGGCGTTCTCACGTACCAACCGAATTTACGATGCCACTAAAACCTTTGGTAATATCATTACCTTCCGAGATTTAGAAAAAGCTACGGTTGATGCTATTACCTTATTTGGAGATAGCAGTACCAAGAACGTAGTATTAGAAAAGAGTTACAAAGAGTATTTGGAAGGCTTTACAGACATTGCTACTGGAGAAGCTCGCAGAGGTTATGTAGATGTGGTAAAGGAGTTGAATGAAAAATTCCCTAACCCTGATGAAATTGTTACAGAAAAAGACAAAAAGGAGTTTTCTAAACTTTTTGGTGAGTACCTGAGAGTTGAAAACATACTACAAAACTACGATGAGTTTACTAATTTAAAGGCATTACAAACGGTTGATATTAAGGATTCAGAAGCTTTAGAGGAATTTAAAGAAACTCATTTTGTAACAGATGAGGATATTACAGCAATGCAGTCTATTGAATTACCTTCCGACCGCACGATTCAAGATTACAGATCCACTTATAACGATATTAGAGATTGGTTAAGAAGGGAAAGAAGCGGAAAAGAAGCTGAAGAATCAAATATTGATTGGGATGATGTAGTTTTTGAAATAGACTTGTTAAAATCGCAAGAAATTAATTTAGACTACATTCTTGAACTTATTTTTGAACACAACAAGAAAAACAAGGATAAGGCTACGTTAATTGAGGAAATTCGAAGAGTAATTCGTGCCAGTATTGGCAATAGAGCCAAAGAAAGTTTGGTGGTTGATTTTATTAATGAAACAGAATTGGATTCCATTGAGGATAAGGCAAGTATCATTGATTCATTCTTTAACTACGCACAGGGTAGACAGAAAAAGGAAGCAACTGAGTTAATAACGGATGAAAATCTAAACGAAGAAGCAGCGAAGCGATACATTGCAGCCTCATTAAAAAGAGAATACGCCAGCGAAAACGGAACAGAACTCAATGCGCTGTTACCTAAAATGAGCCCTTTAAACCCTCAGTATTTAACTAAAAAACAAAGTGTTTTCCAAAAAATCGCTTCGTTTGTGGACAAGTTTAAAGGAGTTGGAGGGAAAATTTGA
- a CDS encoding type I restriction-modification system subunit M: MTSINQRAELQAKIWRIANDVRGSVDGWDFKQFVLGTLFYRFISENFTNYIEGGDDSVNYANLSDDVITSEIKDDAIKTKGYFIYPSQLFVNVAKNANTNSNLNTDLAAIFSAIESSANGYPSEQDIKGLFADFDTTSSRLGNTVENKNGRLAAVIKGVAELNFGNFEESQIDLFGDAYEFLISNYAANAGKSGGEFFTPQHVSKLIAQLAMHGQTTVNKIYDPAAGSGSLLLQAKKHFDNHIIEEGFFGQEVNHTTYNLARMNMFLHNINYDKFHIVLGDTLKDPQLGDEKPFDAIVSNPPYSVKWIGDDDPTMINDDRFAPAGVLAPKSKADFAFVLHALSYLSSKGRAAIVCFPGIFYRGGAEQKIRKYLVDNNYVETIIALAPNLFYGTPIAVTLLVLSKHKTDTKTQFIDASGENFFKKVTNNNVLTDNEDENNPGHIQQIMKIFASKKEVPHVATSIDNTKIAENDYNLSVSSYVEPKDTREQIDIVKLNSEVTKTVKKIDKLRADIDAIIKEIEQ, from the coding sequence ATGACAAGCATAAACCAAAGAGCTGAATTACAAGCCAAAATATGGAGGATAGCCAATGATGTAAGAGGTTCTGTTGATGGATGGGACTTTAAACAGTTTGTTTTAGGTACACTATTCTACCGTTTTATAAGTGAAAACTTCACCAACTACATTGAAGGTGGTGATGATAGTGTAAATTATGCCAACTTATCGGATGATGTAATTACCTCCGAGATTAAAGATGATGCCATTAAAACAAAAGGTTACTTTATTTATCCAAGTCAGCTTTTTGTTAATGTGGCTAAAAATGCCAATACCAATTCCAATTTAAATACCGATTTAGCAGCGATATTTTCAGCTATCGAAAGCTCTGCAAACGGTTACCCATCCGAGCAAGATATAAAAGGATTGTTTGCCGATTTTGATACAACCAGCTCACGTTTAGGAAATACCGTTGAAAATAAAAACGGTCGTTTAGCTGCGGTTATTAAAGGGGTGGCTGAATTAAATTTCGGGAATTTTGAAGAAAGCCAAATCGACCTTTTTGGAGATGCTTACGAGTTTTTGATTTCAAACTATGCAGCCAATGCAGGTAAATCGGGTGGTGAGTTTTTTACGCCACAACACGTATCTAAATTAATTGCCCAATTAGCAATGCACGGGCAAACTACGGTAAATAAAATTTACGATCCAGCAGCTGGCTCTGGTTCTTTATTATTACAAGCCAAAAAACATTTTGATAATCACATTATCGAAGAAGGATTCTTCGGGCAAGAGGTAAACCATACCACTTATAACTTGGCTCGTATGAATATGTTTTTACACAACATAAATTACGATAAGTTCCATATAGTTTTGGGCGATACTTTAAAAGACCCTCAATTGGGTGATGAAAAACCTTTTGATGCCATTGTTTCTAATCCTCCTTACTCGGTAAAGTGGATTGGTGACGATGACCCTACCATGATTAATGATGATCGTTTTGCTCCTGCTGGTGTACTGGCTCCTAAATCAAAAGCCGATTTTGCTTTTGTATTACACGCACTAAGCTATTTATCCAGTAAAGGAAGAGCTGCTATCGTATGTTTCCCTGGTATTTTTTACCGTGGTGGAGCCGAACAAAAAATAAGAAAGTATTTGGTAGATAACAACTATGTGGAAACCATCATTGCTTTAGCACCTAATTTGTTTTATGGTACTCCAATTGCCGTAACACTTTTGGTACTATCCAAACATAAAACAGATACCAAAACACAGTTTATTGATGCTAGTGGAGAGAACTTCTTTAAAAAAGTAACCAATAATAATGTGCTTACAGATAATGAAGATGAAAACAACCCGGGGCACATACAGCAGATTATGAAAATATTTGCTAGTAAAAAAGAAGTGCCACACGTGGCAACCTCTATCGACAATACCAAAATTGCCGAAAACGATTACAACCTATCGGTTAGCTCATACGTGGAGCCTAAAGATACACGTGAGCAAATTGATATTGTAAAACTAAATAGTGAGGTAACTAAAACGGTGAAAAAAATAGATAAACTCCGTGCAGATATAGATGCCATTATAAAGGAAATTGAACAATAA
- a CDS encoding DUF5655 domain-containing protein: MADIKLYQIKSGKAQIKSVVEFKYEREIQKLCEQNLETFFAIRFLATEYTTGNKHKGRIDTLGIDENNCPVIIEYKLDSKENVINQGLFYLDWLMDHQADFELLCMRVLKKEVEIDWSSPRLLCIAKDFTRYDDYAIGQINRNIELIRYRYFQGDNVIFELAGTSQKQEQTKKSNSTSPTTKYRDMDDAINAASDELMNLYQELEDYIFSLGDDVQKKELKYYHAYSRIKNFVCTEIRSKKKEIILFLRLDYNSIQSPADNLRDVSNIGHYGTGDTEAIIKTIDDLENLKALIEESYNNS; the protein is encoded by the coding sequence ATGGCAGACATAAAACTATACCAAATAAAAAGTGGTAAAGCTCAGATTAAATCAGTTGTAGAGTTTAAGTATGAACGTGAAATTCAGAAGCTTTGTGAGCAGAATTTAGAAACATTTTTTGCTATTCGTTTTTTGGCAACAGAATACACTACAGGTAATAAACACAAAGGAAGAATTGATACATTGGGCATTGATGAAAACAATTGTCCTGTAATTATTGAATATAAGTTAGATAGTAAGGAGAATGTTATTAACCAAGGACTTTTCTATTTAGACTGGCTAATGGATCATCAGGCAGATTTTGAATTGCTGTGTATGCGTGTTTTGAAGAAAGAAGTGGAAATCGATTGGTCTTCTCCTCGTTTGTTATGCATAGCAAAAGACTTTACGCGATATGATGATTATGCAATAGGACAAATAAATAGAAATATTGAGTTAATCCGTTACAGATACTTTCAGGGTGATAACGTAATTTTTGAATTAGCAGGTACTTCTCAAAAACAAGAACAAACTAAAAAGTCAAATTCTACATCGCCTACAACGAAGTACCGTGACATGGACGATGCTATAAATGCTGCTTCTGATGAATTAATGAATCTCTATCAAGAATTGGAGGATTATATTTTCTCATTGGGTGATGATGTTCAGAAAAAAGAATTGAAGTATTACCATGCTTATTCGAGAATCAAAAATTTCGTTTGCACAGAAATACGATCAAAGAAGAAAGAAATCATCCTTTTTCTCCGTTTAGATTATAATTCAATTCAAAGCCCGGCAGACAATCTTAGAGATGTTTCAAATATTGGTCATTATGGAACAGGTGATACGGAAGCTATTATAAAAACGATTGATGATTTAGAAAACTTGAAAGCTCTAATCGAGGAATCATACAACAATAGCTAA
- a CDS encoding KilA-N domain-containing protein, whose amino-acid sequence MAKINVKHTDVSILKINEEDYISLTDIAKFKSDDPTAVIANWMRNRNTIEYLGIWEILYNQDFKPLEFEGFKTQAGLNAFTLSPTKWIETTNAKGMITKSGRYGGTFAHKDIAFKFAAWISIEFELYFIKEFQRLKEEEQKQIGWNAKRELAKINYHIHTDAIKQNLIPQALSPQQTSLVYATEADVLNMALFGMTAQQWKNKNPELKGNQRDYATINQLICLSNLENLNAVFINENIAQPERLLKLNQIAIQQMQVLQEVENRKLLKENKKD is encoded by the coding sequence ATGGCGAAAATTAATGTAAAGCATACCGATGTTTCTATTCTGAAAATCAATGAAGAAGATTACATCTCACTAACTGATATTGCCAAATTTAAAAGTGATGACCCCACCGCTGTAATAGCCAACTGGATGCGAAACCGTAATACCATTGAGTATCTTGGTATTTGGGAAATTTTGTACAATCAAGATTTTAAACCCCTCGAATTCGAGGGGTTTAAAACCCAAGCGGGTTTAAATGCTTTTACACTTTCTCCTACAAAGTGGATAGAAACTACAAATGCCAAAGGAATGATTACAAAATCCGGGAGGTATGGCGGTACCTTTGCCCACAAAGACATTGCTTTTAAGTTTGCTGCATGGATCTCTATTGAGTTTGAACTCTATTTTATCAAAGAATTTCAACGCTTAAAAGAAGAAGAGCAAAAGCAAATTGGATGGAACGCAAAACGAGAATTGGCAAAAATAAATTACCATATTCATACCGATGCCATTAAGCAAAATTTAATACCACAAGCCTTAAGTCCACAACAAACTTCATTAGTGTACGCCACCGAAGCTGATGTTTTAAACATGGCTTTGTTTGGAATGACTGCCCAGCAGTGGAAAAATAAAAACCCTGAACTAAAAGGCAACCAACGAGATTATGCTACCATAAACCAACTCATTTGCCTCTCTAATTTGGAAAACCTAAACGCTGTTTTTATAAACGAAAACATAGCACAACCAGAAAGACTGCTAAAGCTTAACCAAATAGCCATACAGCAAATGCAAGTGCTACAAGAAGTAGAAAACCGTAAACTACTAAAAGAGAATAAAAAAGATTAA
- a CDS encoding toprim domain-containing protein, which translates to MDVRILKDKIQNDLDSYTVLNHYLQPYHNKGRLKAGQHISNPFLGQPQKTPSFNLYDKGNGNWRYKDFATGDDGDCFELVQQLFRCDFKEAVLKIATDFNLDVSKVAEPNFTIQLAKWDTTSLGFWEQYGISETILERYQVVPVQFYKRPLKNGNELHVQSTATEPLFAYRIHANCYKIYSPFAEKYRFSWLGQKPSNYVFGWKQLPDKGKIVFITGGEKDVLALAAHKQKAISLNSETAFPSDELMNQLKERFENVVVLYDLDATGLQHSKKIAAHFEIQRMLLPNKLTEQGGKDIADFFRLGFTLNDAGLKMEDYRKKSSTDQYLSQLLETQKALTKRKAETIAKTQPILTHYDNAIIFPRTINIIQGKAGVHKSRLAETFCSAFIKQPMHKNHLLGFKTNIMNRPTVCYVDTERNLTEQFPFALQQILQKAGYNKEETPYHFDYISLLEIPRKDRFAALNEYLSYVRGKFDGHLVIVLDVVTDCIKDFNRSEDSMQLIDLMNESINKFNVTFIGLIHENPGSTDKARGHLGTELMNKSSTVIQVGFEKGKNGQPTDLIALNFLKTRSTKRYDSIYLRYCNDAKGLVLADANDIAEVMQSRHLKAEIGEITAFLKEYLKEPTPNKVLVDILTDEFDCSSKIIRTRLKELCESKTIVQNHLEQDCILTKTPQGKEIIYELKVQGGTVETTVEKQLSIVTE; encoded by the coding sequence ATGGATGTAAGGATATTAAAAGATAAAATTCAAAACGATTTGGATAGTTATACCGTGCTGAACCATTATTTACAACCCTATCACAATAAAGGAAGGTTAAAAGCTGGTCAGCACATTTCCAATCCGTTTCTTGGTCAGCCTCAAAAAACGCCTTCTTTTAATCTATACGATAAAGGCAATGGTAATTGGAGATATAAAGACTTTGCTACAGGTGATGATGGCGATTGTTTTGAGTTGGTGCAACAACTGTTTCGATGCGATTTTAAGGAAGCCGTGTTAAAAATAGCAACTGATTTTAATTTGGATGTTTCAAAAGTAGCGGAACCTAATTTCACGATTCAATTAGCAAAATGGGATACGACTAGTCTTGGTTTTTGGGAACAGTATGGCATTTCAGAAACTATATTAGAACGTTATCAAGTGGTTCCTGTCCAGTTCTATAAACGCCCATTGAAAAACGGAAATGAATTGCATGTGCAATCAACAGCAACTGAACCTTTGTTCGCTTATCGCATTCATGCCAATTGCTATAAAATTTATAGTCCATTTGCGGAGAAATATCGTTTCTCTTGGTTGGGACAAAAGCCCAGTAATTATGTTTTTGGATGGAAGCAATTACCCGATAAAGGCAAAATAGTATTCATTACAGGTGGTGAGAAAGATGTATTAGCCTTGGCTGCTCACAAACAAAAAGCTATTTCCTTGAACAGCGAAACGGCTTTTCCTTCGGATGAATTAATGAACCAACTGAAAGAACGTTTTGAGAATGTGGTGGTACTTTACGATTTAGATGCTACTGGTTTACAGCATTCCAAAAAGATTGCAGCACATTTTGAAATTCAACGAATGTTATTGCCTAATAAACTCACAGAGCAAGGCGGTAAGGATATAGCCGACTTTTTCCGATTGGGCTTTACGTTGAATGATGCTGGTTTAAAAATGGAAGATTACCGCAAAAAATCATCTACCGATCAGTACTTATCTCAATTACTAGAAACCCAAAAGGCTTTAACGAAAAGAAAGGCAGAAACCATTGCTAAAACACAACCTATTCTAACGCATTATGACAATGCCATTATTTTTCCTCGTACCATTAATATCATTCAAGGAAAGGCAGGTGTGCATAAAAGTAGATTGGCGGAAACCTTTTGTAGTGCATTTATCAAACAGCCTATGCACAAAAATCATTTGTTAGGATTTAAAACCAACATCATGAACCGTCCTACGGTTTGTTATGTGGATACCGAAAGAAACTTGACTGAACAGTTTCCTTTTGCCTTACAGCAAATATTGCAGAAAGCAGGCTATAATAAAGAAGAAACGCCTTATCATTTCGATTACATTTCGTTACTGGAGATACCTCGAAAAGACCGATTTGCTGCACTTAATGAATACCTGAGTTATGTGCGTGGTAAATTTGATGGGCATTTAGTAATTGTTTTGGACGTGGTAACGGATTGTATTAAGGATTTTAACCGTTCGGAAGATAGTATGCAGTTGATTGACTTGATGAATGAATCGATCAATAAATTCAACGTTACCTTTATTGGTTTGATACATGAAAATCCCGGAAGTACCGATAAAGCTCGAGGACATTTAGGAACGGAGCTGATGAATAAATCCAGTACAGTAATACAAGTGGGATTTGAGAAAGGCAAAAACGGACAACCTACGGATTTAATCGCCCTGAATTTCCTAAAAACCCGAAGTACCAAACGGTATGATTCCATTTATTTGAGGTACTGTAATGATGCGAAAGGTTTGGTATTGGCTGATGCTAATGATATTGCAGAAGTTATGCAGTCCCGACACTTAAAAGCAGAAATAGGAGAAATAACCGCTTTCTTAAAGGAATACCTAAAAGAACCTACACCCAATAAAGTTTTGGTGGATATATTAACCGATGAGTTTGATTGCAGTTCTAAGATTATCCGAACCCGATTAAAAGAACTTTGTGAAAGTAAAACCATAGTGCAAAATCATCTGGAGCAGGACTGTATTTTGACTAAAACACCTCAAGGAAAAGAAATCATTTACGAACTAAAGGTACAAGGTGGAACCGTGGAAACGACCGTGGAAAAACAACTTTCCATTGTTACTGAATAA